The Culex pipiens pallens isolate TS chromosome 2, TS_CPP_V2, whole genome shotgun sequence DNA window TGGGTTGTGGGGGAATTGGTGGGGGAGGTTGCTTCCGCACAACGATCTGGATGTTGCCAGCGGACGTTTGGATGGTTTTGTAGTTTACCAGCTGGGGATCCGCGGGCGTTGTCACGGTTACGGAAGATGGTTTCAAGGGCCTCAGCGGTGGTGGAATTGTGGTCTGCTGTTGCGGTGGTCGTTGCACTTTTGGCGTGCTTTGACTGGCGGACGAAGGTAGCCGAGCAGAACTCGCGACGTACGGTTTTTTCCGTTCGGCGGACAACTCCTTTGCATGTAGGACTTCGCTCTGTTTGATGAAGGCATTGAACGCACTCATGTAGTCTGCGCGCTCTTTCGGCGGCGTCGGAGCCTTTGGTATTTTGAGAGGCGGAGGCACGTAGGTCGACGGTCGGTACGGAAGTTTCTCCTCCGCCGGCTTTGGTTTGCTCGAACTGCCGCCAAACGACGTGTGCTTCTTAGCCTCACTCGGGTCGATCTGCTTCACCACCAGATTCGGAATACTGTTGATCTTCCGGGCCAGCCCGCTGTCTTTCAACGCCATCGACGCGTTCGATCTTACGCTCGTCAGAGATCCCACCGCCGTCGTCCCGTCCCGTTTTGTACTTCCTCCAGCACAGTTTGGCCGGTCAATCACCTTGACCGTCGTCGACGATGGCAACGGCAGACGCAAATTGCCCAGCGAAGACACCAGTTTgacgttgctgctgctgctgccgctacTGCTTCCACTGCCATTGTTGACCGCATTCACGGCACCGGGCTTCTTGAGATGCGGAATCTTACCTTCAAACTTTTTATGATGCTCCAGAATTTTCAACGACGGCGGCAGTTCCCGCATCAGCTGACTCTTGATCTTTTTCATCGCCGGTGACTGCTGGCCGTTGGTCGGCTTGCCAGGTGACGTCCGCTGCTTGCTCATCTGTTCCTTGATGCGGTCCATCGCCTTGCGCTTCGGGTCCGACATCAGCTTGTCGGCGTGGTCCTTGCGCTCCTCACGATCGCGTTCTTTCTTTATCACCTTTTCCATCCGTTCGCGTTCCCGTGCCTCGTCGCGAGCCTTCTTCTCCTCCTCGCGCTGTTTGCGCTTTTCGTCCAGTTTGGCGCGCCGCTCTAGCCGGCTGACTTCGGCCGCACGCTGCTCACGCAAGGAGCGCTTCCGGGGCGAGGAGTTCCGGCGGGATCGACCCTGCGTTGTCGAGTACCAATCGTCGTCGTAATCGCTTTCGGCTTTCTTTTTCTTGCGCTTCTTGCCTTTTGCGTTCGCCTCTAGCTCCCGTTCTTCTTCGTCTTCCGTGCCGAATGGATCGTACGAACTCGACTTGAAGCTGTCGGAGGCGGCATCCGACTTGCTCGGCGACTTGCCGTCTTCGTCGTCAAAGTCCTCGTCCACGTCGTCGACCATCGTGAGTGCCGCCCCGCTGAGGACCATCTTCACGTCGTCCGGAATGTGCGGATTGTTCTGAATATCGTTCAGATCCAGGTCCGGGTTCTTCTCCTTGAACGACATCTTCCGGAGGCTGGCCGCATCCACGGACATGTTGCAGGCCTTCTTCATCGTAGCGCCGTTCTGCTCAGCACCTTCTTCCGAGAACGATTCGATGCCCTCGTCCTTATCGCACTCGAGCACTCGCGGCGGTGGTCCCACAATGTGCGACGGATCCTCCGGATGCGGACCAAAGTCCGTGCCGTTCATCCAGGAGTCGTACTTTTCCGGCTGGAACCGCTTCACGAACGTGTCCATCGAGATCTTGACCATGTCCGAGCTGCAGTAGCACTGCGTCGCTCGCTTTCCGTACTCGATCCAACGTGGCATTGCAAAGTTGGTCGATTCCGCACAGTTAAACCCGTGGTTGAACCCGGCATGATACCCGAACGGAAACGTGATCATAATTTCATTCTGCTCCTGCGTAATCTTGTCGAACGGGATGTTGTGCTGCTTCAGAATCGGCGGACTGATGAGCGTCATTTTGTGGCGCAGATAGGCTTCGCACGTCTTGAAACTCGCCGGGAAGCAACTGTTGGCCAGCTTCTCCAGCTTGCGGCCGTGCTCCGGCGGAACCGCGTACCACGTCTTCGGCGCACCAAAGTGCAGATAGTTGATCGAGTACAGGTCCATGTCTTCCGTGTGCCACGCAAAGGTCGTCTTCCACATGCCAAAGTAAAGGTACGCCGTGTTGACACCGTCAATCGATATCCCATAGTCCTGGTTCACATAGTCCAGAATCGTCCCCAACCGGTTGATGTTCCAAATctgcaaccaaaaaaaaacaaccctgaGTTCACAATCTTAAAAGACCCCAAACCACCAAAACTTACATTACAATCCTCGTCGGTGATGCTGCCGCACACGTCCGCCCCGTAGATGGGCGCCACGTACGTAATGTTCTTCCAGTACTTGCGCTCCAGATCCTCGTAGTCAAAGTGCTTCGGCGTCGCGTACCGCTCCGTGTTCGCCAGCTCCGAGAACTGCTTCACCGTGAGGGGGTTCTTCTGGATGTTGATCTGCTGGTACAGGCCCTGCTTGCCGGCGACCACCTGGCAGATCGGCGCCGGGATGGTGATCTTCAGCTCGTCCAGGTCGTAGCCCGATTTGCGCGGGACCCATTCCGGCGGCGGGATGATCTGTGGGAGGAGTTGGGAGAATGGGAGAGTGTTGGAGTTATTTGAGGTTTGAATTTTCCtagttaaggaggtattagactacgggaaacaaacaaacaaactcgcactttttcgtgttaaaCAATTTGCGGAAAAATAAGAAATtgttgcagaattgcagaaaaataaggcatatttgaatcaacaaaacgttttgttgatttgaaaatcaagatttttgttgaattttagcgTTCATCGTCAAagctactttttcaaaacaacaaaatatttttgtggaattgaaaaaaataagttttgtttcGACGCAAAAtctgcgttgattatattcaacaaaatttttgttgaatcaaacctcgtacaggctgattctacaaaatatttttttgcgtgaggctgacgtttctgcaaacaaatgcaggcaaataaacaaatcaaaaagggcgagtttgttgtttgtttgccatagtctaatacctccttttgTTTAGAACTTTATAAACACTTAAGTTTGACTCTTGAACCATgcaatttttatgacttttccaaCAAAATATACGCTTCCCAAACACGGACGTAAAATTCGAGTATCTAGAATTCATTTAACTGTTCAGACTAACTCAAGCAATCGTCGTGTTTCATTTTGACATGAATCACTCTTCCTCTTTCCAACTTTctaatttgtttatgatgacTCGATAAGACATTGCATCTGATCTTTCTGTTTGAAGACAATTTCTGCTGACAGTTTATACACCTTATCCTGGATTGAGTATAAACGTTTAGATTGTATGATGTTTGTGGCTGTATCTTTTCTTTTAGCATTCATCTTTGcgagaagttttttgaaatgagAAATGACATTCACACCCATTTTCAACTGGATTTTTCTTACTGTTTGAATTCCATCGTGTTTTGTCACTCTTCAATATTTCTGCATGGGTAATTTTGAAAACTCCTACGGGCGTTCTTGCTGGCCCCTGCCTAGGTACATTATTCCAGATTTCAATTCTAAAGTCGTTGTACAATTATTACCAGCATTTATATACGCGCAAATGTAAGCTTTGTCGACCGCGGCCTCTCGATCGCACTGATCCTTCCCTTTTTGGGGCTCTTTGGCCTTTGATTACAGCTTCTAAAGAGCGATTTCAACCCATATCAAGCAAtgagcaaacaagtttctatcaaagcATTGGcgaaacaatttgtttaaatagtgagaaTCTATAAATTAGACGGAGTTAGAACAGAGTCCTAGGAGTGTTCATGGTTGGTCCCTGTCAAACGACGCGATAATTGATatgcattttcacattcttagttttttttctgttgaaacaCTCAAATTTCCACAACATACTGtttatttcgaaaatactcaaattttaaaaattcgcaAAGGAAGCGGAATTATGAATGCATTTTCACCttattgatatattttttttgtaaaatactaaaactttcccaaaatatcgtgtttttttaaaaatacttaaaacttctataatttgcaatatgggtatctaaCAAAGCAAAGTCTTCTATAGCgcacacaaaatttaaatgaatgtgaagcatgcaaaatttcgcttcgtttgatactcatattgcatatattgaaaattttagttctttCGGAGATTAcactattttgtgaaaattttaatattttcaaaaaaaaataagatgaaaaagcaaacaaaattacgcttcgtttgatacccattttgtatttttggaaaattttagtattttcgaaaaactacggtattttgtgaaaattttagtattttccaaaaacaaaactctAATATTGTGAAAAAgcataacaagttttgtttgataccaatattttaaattttgaatatttgagtattttcgaaaaaaatacgctaTTTTATGATAGTTTTAGCGTTTtagtatttatttaataaaaacattgataaggtgaaaagcaaacaaaatttcgcttcgtttgatacccattatgcaaattttgaaaatctgagtttttacgaaaaaatacgaATATGAATATcttagtattttccaaacaaaaaaaaaactctaataatgtcataatgcataacaaatttcgtttcgtttgatacctgcaaattttaaaaatttgagtatcctccaaaaaatacggtattttgtgaaaattatagtatctttaaaaacaaactgttgaatgatctttgaaaaaaaaaattccatgccaaatagggaatcggttgtaccggacACTCTccgttttcaatgaaactttgaagacatgttatcctacgcttatgtaagccatttttgtgtatatggagccaagttcagtcgataatgacatttgagaagggcgtaagtgttttacatatttttgtaattctgaatttaaatatttctgtatctcgaagccgttgcatcgtatcaaaaagtggtcaaagacatgcaaggaaatttgaagagctttccgaaaaaatgcactgaacgaaaaaaacacgccacttttatgagattatttgatttttacgtTTGAAAGTCaattttgaaggtgagcccacgattttttttttcgttaattttttttgtgaaaatagccaaagactcacgaaaaatgcaggattgtatgtctctcctaaaataaatacaaaaatcatttactgaattattattttatttgaaagctttttgcCCGGTTTTATGAGCAATTTTTAAAGTCGGCTCTGAAagcttaaaattaataaaacatcTTCTTGTTTACAAGTTTGAAACAATTTCATTTcgaagcaaaataaaataagttaCAGAATTCAACACCTTCAAAACTGTAAACGTGACACCTGCTACATCAAAAATGGCGCACGAGAAAGTACGAAAAATCAATGTGCTTTTACGATAGAACATGTTTGAACCTGTCTGTTCCATGCTGACGGTCATTAATTCGATACtgtgtttttttagtttcagcTTGAATCACCCATATTCCTGCATGCGCGCGTTTCCAAACGTTTTCCCTCATTCAGTGTCCAATTTACAGCCCACCAACGAGACGAGAGGAGAGGCAACGAGGGCAAACGTGTACGGAAACCCCGCGCGGTATAGTCTTTTTCAGTCGAAGAAACCCACGCCCGTAGCGGGGTCGCACATTGTACCATTATGGATGCACGGGagaggcaaaaaaaattgtaaacaggTTGAGCAACAACAaacccgctgctgctgctgctctcagTGTGCCATGCCATGTGCTCGCTCGGCAATGTTCGGCACCGGTCGGGTGGCTGCAGCCGCTTCGCTCGCTCCCGGAGCGAGCACGCTCAACGCTCGGAAAGCTTTCGCTTTGACAGCTGACGCGCACGCTGACAGGAGAAGCGAAGGTTGGCAGCTGTCAGCTGTCACGATTGATTATGATTTAATGAGCTGACCATCACAAAATGGCGGACTAATTGAGAAAATGACCATTACAGGCCATGAgccaaaatttgattaaattaaaatttaattgaattactgttaaaatttaattgaattactGTTATTTAAAACATGAGTTTCAgaataatcaaatttcaaaaaaaattattaagccATAACAAACGGAGAGAAGGAGCGAGAGAGAATGAGCGCAGAAAGAGAACAGAGCGACAATGTGTTCAAAATCGCAGTGTGCCAAAGGGAGAAACAAcgatgtttgttttgattcttcTTTCGTTGCTAGCACACGATATGAGTAATACTTTTCACacaaatttgtgtaattgtaattttacgaGCTTTCGACCATAACAAACAAAGTGTGTGCGACAATTGACGATTTTGACAGCTGATACTCAAATTGACAGATAGAGCTCAAACTGACAGTTGCCAACTGTCATAATGACAGTAGCTGTCAAGGGGATCTTGATCTCCACAAAATGGCGGCATCATAAATTAAGCAAATGGCGTccacaaaaaaaacctcttttttcgtaaTAATTTCATTAAGCGGTCAAACCCGgaagagagggagagcaaacaGCGGGGAAAGAGAACGGAGCGGCATTgtgttcaaaatttgtgtagGTGAGAGAGAGAAGCAGcgatgtttgttttgattccgtTCTCGTTTCACTCTTGCGTGGTGCGAGTAATACTCGTCGGCACATCGGTTGATACggatttgtgtaattttacgaTCGCTTGACCGTAATGAAAAGAAAAACGATATTTTAAGGCTTGCACGGTAGCGTGACGTATACAAATATGATTAGATTAGTTTTATGACAGCTGTtggttttttttgggttattttcgtgtttttttttatttaaaaaaaagtttttttttatgaaaaagaaaaaaaaaagaaattttaaatggtTGTACCATAAGATATATGGTTATTAAAaggttatttcaaaaaatatcaaatcttACCTTAGCCAGCCCAGCCTTGTGGGCCCCCTGCGACTCGATGTACTGGATGTATTTGGCAAAGTCTTTAAACTCCTCCCACGTCGGTcggaacacctgaattttagGTGTCGGATCTTCGGCCATTTTTTTTGCGGCGCACTTGTTTCGTTTCCACACTCAATCTAGCACACTCACTTCACTTTTCGAACGGTTACAaagtttgtgttgttttttttctttctgtttGGTTGTTGCTTCTCGGAACTAGTCGGATGCAGCATTCGACGGACCGGACTGGAGAGTCCTGAAATGGAAGGAAAATGGAGAAACGCAGTAGAGGTTAGCAAGTGCGGTTCGGTTTGTTCGGTAGAGGAATAAACAACATAGATACAAAAGCGGATGGCATTTTGTGCGGTAGAGATTGACGATGGTTCGGATCAGGTAGACGTggaattaaaacata harbors:
- the LOC120421676 gene encoding uncharacterized protein LOC120421676, coding for MAEDPTPKIQVFRPTWEEFKDFAKYIQYIESQGAHKAGLAKIIPPPEWVPRKSGYDLDELKITIPAPICQVVAGKQGLYQQINIQKNPLTVKQFSELANTERYATPKHFDYEDLERKYWKNITYVAPIYGADVCGSITDEDCNIWNINRLGTILDYVNQDYGISIDGVNTAYLYFGMWKTTFAWHTEDMDLYSINYLHFGAPKTWYAVPPEHGRKLEKLANSCFPASFKTCEAYLRHKMTLISPPILKQHNIPFDKITQEQNEIMITFPFGYHAGFNHGFNCAESTNFAMPRWIEYGKRATQCYCSSDMVKISMDTFVKRFQPEKYDSWMNGTDFGPHPEDPSHIVGPPPRVLECDKDEGIESFSEEGAEQNGATMKKACNMSVDAASLRKMSFKEKNPDLDLNDIQNNPHIPDDVKMVLSGAALTMVDDVDEDFDDEDGKSPSKSDAASDSFKSSSYDPFGTEDEEERELEANAKGKKRKKKKAESDYDDDWYSTTQGRSRRNSSPRKRSLREQRAAEVSRLERRAKLDEKRKQREEEKKARDEARERERMEKVIKKERDREERKDHADKLMSDPKRKAMDRIKEQMSKQRTSPGKPTNGQQSPAMKKIKSQLMRELPPSLKILEHHKKFEDGGEDAPTGSPEDDKAALHSLLGLTVKQEPVDPADHAPDQMPLQTPVEGQGETPRGKFAIDSDTESMDRSDATELESFLSRRKRIPYTQPQLVELEKHFAESQFCLLPKRLEIATALNLTPRQVKIWFQNRRAKIKRVSTGWENRAPGTPTAKKVRTEPADPTSAEAPATVTAAVAGDVPNLPGVKTEPKDPNDVSPTTEAAAAASAPADPSLPAPPNAAATTPTPSTSQPPKLPTIRIHVPGGEGEKCRRRRTNFTKEQQDKLEDMFAAKKYLSFGERCEVAVALRLNPLQVQVWFQNRRARFNKQFPQNADKLEQEVKEEAALDIPAEDSVPDGSLPNAEPAPIRSTLSVLAGSGAATKPGCDTPEPIYSSMAPVAVKVEPGLEQSPPPPPPPVESNINDEISEICDLTIAKTLALLASAPVVASQLVAEVKAEPVAAEEESTSVEGIDLNGAPEIDIKSESMQFFEGLEEPAAKATNSVADLSGIVVKSEPVTLEILEDDLVAPKEFEPEPLAAPVPEVQAVPPKAVESTCHKTDSNPVVQLVEPEQHVNSVNSPELDSQPAEAAVAKVMEEVASVSEFKGGPTPSEPPLVKDEPVSPSETTAEIVTGEVAS